In the Natronoglycomyces albus genome, TGAGCTTCACGTCACGCAGCGCAGCCAGGGGGATCGCACCCTGGCCCCACAGCAGTGATTCGCCTGTCAACAGCGCAAATACCGCCTTGGCGGCCGGTTTCCCCTCCGAGGCCAGGCCGATGGGCCCCACCCGCATACAGGGTGGGGGTACGGATGACCAGATGGGCACATGGCCACAGGTAGAAGCATCTCAATTGCCCCTGCCCGGGGCTCAATGGCGCAATCCCAGGCCCCAAATGCGACCGCCAAGCCATGAGCTGCGCCACAATCCCACAGAGTGAGAAGTGTTTTATAGGCCTTTATCCAGGTTAAAAAGTAGTGCGCAACACCAAGGTCCCAGCCCGGAATAAAACTTTGTCGACTTAGGTTGTACCGTAGGAGCCACGGAGAGATTGCAAAAGTGACCGGGGCGCCTCACGGCGGCCCCGATGATTCTGTGCGAGGGGGTCGAGCCATATGGGGCGCGGCCGAGCTAAGGCCAAACAGATGAAGGTTGCCCGGCGGCTGAAATACCACTCGCCGAATACCGACCTGCGCGCACTAGAGCGCGAACTAGCAGGCGGTAAAGAGGCTGAGAACCATGCCATCGAGGCTGAGGAAGCAGTCGACGAAGAGCCAGACGAAGGCTACTCCGACCCTTATGCGGACTACGCCAGCGACGATGACGACGGACTTCGCGAAGAGGATTGGCTCCCTCCGAGGAACAAGTCTGACTTACGGTGGATGAAGCGGTGGGACGGCAACCCATCGCTTCCTCCCACCTAATTAGGACTCTCACCCACTTCGCACCCAAGGCAGCCTATCGATCCCTCGCCGCTGCCATCATGACCAAAAATCCCGCTGAGGCGCCCTTGCGCAGTCGGCGGGATTAAGCATGCCCGGCCCCGCCCTGGCGTCACGACGCAACCCCACCACGCCACATCCGCCCAGCCAGACGCAAACAGCGCTCTGCCCGGCGACCAACATCTCACCGCAGTCCCCGGGCAGAACACGCCACGACATATAAGGCCCCAGAAGAGCCCAGTTAAGCCTTCTTGTACTCCCCGACCATCTTCACGCCACTGCCACCCTCAGTAACCTCACCGGCCACCCAGCTATTGACATGACGTGTGGTCAGCACGGCGAGAGCGCGGTCGACCTGGTCGGGCGGGACAATCGCCATCATCCCCACGCCCATGTTGAACGTGCGCTCCATCTCCACGTCCTCAATCGCGCCAACTTTCTGCACCACATCGAAAACCGGCTGCGGAGACCACGTCGAACGATCCACCTCCACTTGCAGGTGATCGGGAAGCGAACGCACCAAGTTCCCCGGAATACCGCCCCCGGTGATGTGCGAAAAGGCGTGCACCTCGCACTCCTTGATGACCTCAAGACAGTCCTTGGCGTAAATGTGCGTCGGAGTCAACAGCTCCTCGCCCAACGTGCGCTGACGGCCGAACTCGGCGACCTCTGACTTCAAATTCATGCCGCCATGGTTAAGCAGCGCCTGCCGCACCAGCGAAAAACCATTCGAATGCAGACCCGAAGAAGCCATCGCGATAACGACATCCCCCGCCTGGACCCGGTCGGGACCCAACAGGTCATCCGTCTCCACGATGCCGATGCCCGTCGCCGAGACGTCATACTCGTCGGCTCCCAACACGCCCGGGTGCTCGGCGATCTCGCCGCCGACCAACGCGCAACCGGCATAGCGGCAGCCATCGGCGATCCCCGCCCCGATATCGGCGATCCGCTCCGGCACCACCTGGCCGCAGGCGATGTAGTCAAGCAAGAACAGCGGCTCCGCGCCACAGACGACCAAGTCGTCCACCACCATCGCCACCAAGTCGATGCCGACAGTGTCGTGAATGTCCAGACGCTGCGCGATGACCAGTTTCGTCCCCACACCATCGGTGGAGGAGGCCAAAAGCGGCTTACGGTACTTCTCGACATCCAAGCTAAACAGCCCGGCAAATCCCCCAATACCCCCCACGACCTCAGGCCGGGTGGTCTTACGAATACTCGGCTTCAGCGCCTCAACCGCACGATCCCCGGCGTCAATGTCGACGCCAGCGGAGGCATAGGAGACCTTCTTCTGTTTGTCCTCTGTCTTGCTGCTGCTGCTGCTCACGCCTAAGCGCCCCTTCCTGCGTAATCGCGGCTATAACTTCCAACTGGGCCCCATATGGCAATGCTGAGAGACCCGCGCCATTGCCGCGCTGGCGGTGGTGAAACGAACGAAAGCGGCCAACAACGCATCGGGTGGGATCGACGCGCGGCCACCATCGCCTCCAGACCAGGCCAGGCGCATGCCCGCCGAGTCTGTCTCACCTACGCCTCACTTCGTTGACGTTGTGATCGATTGGTGCTTGATTCTTCTCCGGACTCGCCGCCGGATTCCAGGAGGTTCTTTCCCAGTAGCGAGGAAGCCGGAAGTTCTAGGGGGTAGTCGCCGTCGAAACAGGCGCGACACAGCCTTGAGGCGGGCTGTTCGGTCGCCGCGGTCAGCCCTTCCATCGAGACATAGCCGAGGCTGTCCGCGCCGATGTTCTTGCGAATCCCATCGACGTCCAGATTGCCAGCGATGAGTTCGGCCCGACTGGCGAAGTCGATGCCGAAGAAACACGGCCATTGGATCGGCGGGGCCGAAATCCTCACATGCACCTCGACGGCTCCGGCCTCACGCAGCATTCGCACGATCTGACGCTGAGTGTTGCCGCGCACGATCGTGTCATCGACCACGACAATGCGTTTACCACGGATTTGATCGTGCAACGGATTGAGTTTGAGGCGAATGCCCAGCTGACGCAGCGACTGCGACGGCTGAATAAACGTGCGCCCCACATAGGAGTTCTTGGTGAAGCCCAGCCCATAGGGGATGCCGGACTCCTCGGCGAAACCAATCGCGGCCGGGATGCCCGACTCGGGAACCCCAATCACCAAATCGGCTTCCACCACCTGCTCGCGTGCTAGGCGGCGTCCCACCTCAACCCGGGTGGCATACACGTTGCGACCCGCCAGAACAGAGTCAGGGCGGGCCAGGTAGATGTACTCGAAGATGCAGTTTTTAGGCCGAGCTGGGGCGAAGCGCTCAGAGCGCATCCCATGCTCGTCGATGGAAAGCAGCTCACCAGGTTCGATCTCCCGGACGATGGTCGCGCCGATAGTGTCCAACGCGGCCGTCTCGCTGGCCACAGCCCAGCCGTTGCTGAGGCGACCCAGCACCAGCGGCCGGAACCCCTCCGGATCACGCGCCGCATACAGCGTGTTGTCGTCCATGAAGACCAAGCTGAATGCTCCCCGCAACTGCGGAAGCACCTTCTGGGCCGAGGCGGTGATGGACTCATCGGGGCGGGCGGTCAACAGCGCCGTCATGAGCGCGGTGTCCGAGGTCGACGCGCCAATGTCAAGGTTGAGGTTCGCGGCTTCCTTCGCCAGGTCGGCGGTGTTGATCAGGTTGCCATTGTGAGCCAGAGCCAAGGAGGTGCCCGCCGAGGTGGTGCCAAGAGTCGGCTGAGCGTTGTCCCAGGTATTGGCCCCGGTGGTGGAGTATCGCGTGTGACCGATGGCGACGTGCCCGGTCAAGGGGGCAAGAGTGGTTTCGTCGAAAACTTGGGCGACGAGCCCAGTGTCCTTGTAGACGACCGTCCGAGCGGCGTCGGAGACGGCGATTCCGGCGGCTTCTTGTCCCCGATGTTGCAGGGCGTAGAGGCCGAAATAGGTTAGTTTGGCGACTTCTTCGCCGGGAGCCCAAATTCCCACCACACCGCACTCATCGCGCGGTCCGGCGTCATTCGAGTCAAGCTCCAACGAAAGCTGCCCATCACCTCGGGGCACAACTACTCCTTGTGGTTTCAATTGAGGCTGCGCCGAGGAGGCGCACACGGTCGTCATTGTCCGCATTAGTGCTCAGGCCGACTGTGTGACGACCGCGGTCGTCACGATCGAAGCCACAACGCGGGCGAAGCAACGGCGAGGCACCACGGGCTGTCGCCGGTGAGGCCGCGCGAGAGCGAACGCGTCTCGATGCGTCTTGCGGTGAGCGTCCCCGGGCCCGAAGCGCTCGGGAACCATTTTGTCGGAAGCGGTGAAAGCGCTCCCACCCATGAGCGTGCCACAGACCCCATCTGGGATTCCATCGAGAGGGCCGCTCATGTGAACAAGGACCACGTTCAGCGCAAGCGGTCTCGCTAAGGAGAATCGCGCATTCTGGAAACGACGGATCGGCCACACGAAAAAGCCGAAAGGCAACCGGCGTGCCCGCAGTAGATCGCATCAGCGAAAGCGGTAGTCCATCCCGACACCTGCCGTATCTGTCGCGCTTGAGCACAGTGCCAGTTTACTGGACCGCACTGCTTCTACCAAGAGCGTGGACGGTCATCCCAGTCGCGATATCCGTCTCGCTCGTCACGGTGCCCCTCCCGGGGAGGACGAGGCTCGCCTGGATAGCGGCCCTCGTCACCATTGGCACCGGGTTGCAACCGGGTAGCGTCGTCGGCTGGCGGGCCGTAGCCGCCCGGGCCGCCGGGACCACCAGGGGCCGCCGGGCCATCGGCCTGTCCATGGCCGTAGGGACCCGCCTCATACGGACTGGGCGGCCCTCCACCGGGCCGGCCGTAACCGCCACGATCGCCATAGCCGGGATCTGGTTGGCCATAACCGCCGCTGTCGCGCCCGTAGGTGCCACCGCCGTATTCGGCACCACCGGAGGGTCCGCGACCATAGTCGCCGCCAGGTCGACCGTACTCATCGCCAGCGGGGCGGTGTCCATAGTCGCCGCCGCTGTCGGTTCCGTAGCCGCCACGGCCATAATTGTCCGATTCGGGGGCGCTGGGGCTACCCCACTGGTCGGTGCTGGCCGGTTGGCTCCACGGGTTGGATGGCTGCGCGGGGCCAGCCCCATAGTCGGTGCCGCGTGGCTCGGAGGGCGCGCCATAGGTGCCATCGCCGAAGCCGAAGTTACTTCCGCGATCGCCTTGGTCGCCCCCGCGTGTCCCGCCATAGGGATCGGAGCCATAGGTCGAGGGCGGGGCGCTGGGAGAACTCTGCGGGTACCCAGACGGGCCGCCATAGTCGGAGCGAGGACCGCCGTAAGGATCGGAGCCGTAGGGCTCGCGGCCTCCACCGGGCGGGGACGGCTCGGAATACGGCGGGCGCGAAGGCTCGCCATAGGCTCCGCGCTGCCCCTCGGGACGAGACGGCTCGCCGTAAGGCGAAGGCGGGCCGCTGCGCGGCTGGCTGGACGGCGAGGAGCCGTACCCAGCTGGATCGGAGCCGTAAGGAGCGGGCGGAGCAGGCGGAATACCGCCGGGTGCGCCACCGGAGGTCGGAATGATCTGGGTGGAGTCGTTCTCGGGCGGGCCACCACGTCCCAGACCGCCCATAGGAACGATCTGCGTGGCGTCGGCACCAGGACCGGGCGAGACGGCACCACTCGGCAAACCACCGTCGGCCGACGGAATCAGCTGCGTGGCGTCGTCGGGGCCATAGGCGGGGCCGAAGCCACCGCCAGCGGGCTGCGAGCCGTACCGGGCCAGGTCATCGTCTTGCAAGAGCGGGCCGTCGTGGATCATGGTCGGCTGGTCGGCCCCGGGCGCGGGTCCTGAGTCGTAGACACCCGGCTGGCCGGTTTGCGCGGCCTTGGGCGTGTGATCCGGAGGGACGTCCTCGTCGAGGAAGTCTCCGTCTTCGCCCTCGTCATCGTCCTTGCGGCTCTTGACGATCATGATCACGATGGCGGCGATGCCACCGAGAACAAGCAGAATACCGAGGATGATGATCAGCCACATCATGCCGCTGACGCCGTCGTCGACGACCGCGGCTTCGGTGGTCTCCTCCTCCGTTGGCTCCTCGGCCGGAGGTTCGTCGTCGTCGCTATCGTCCTCCGGAAGCGACAGGGAGACGGCCTCTACGAAGACCGCACCCGCACCGACCTGGATCGTGCGTTCAAAGTCCTCAAAGCCATCGGCGGTGACTCTCAGGTCAATTTGGCCAGGGGCGATGTATCGGTCGTCGTTGCCTTCAAATCGATAGGCGCCGTCGCCACCGGTAGTCGTGTCGTAGGTGGTCCCGGCCGGGTCGCGGATCTCCACGCGCGCCCCGGAGACGGCCTCGCCCTGGTCATCGGAGACCACGCCGGAGATTTCCTGCACGGTCGGGTCACGGTCAGGACGGTTGCCCCTGATGCTCACGGAGGTGCGGTCGGAGGAGGAGCCTCCCGTAGCGCCGACGTCGAAGTGACCGGATCGAGTATCCGCGTCAGTCAGGTCCGAGTCGGGAACCGGGGCGAGAATGAAACGCAATTGAGCGGTGTTGTTGGCCAGGTCGTCCATGTCGTTGCAGCGCGCTTTACCGTTCCCACGGTCTTCGCAATCGCCGTCGACGCGGATATCAACCCACTCGCTGACCCCAGAGAGCACGCCCTGAATATCGACTTTGGTGGGTCGGGGCGAATTGCGCACCTGGACCATGACGCCGATTTCAGCGGGGGCTCCACCCACCTCTAGGCTCGGGTCGTGCCCGTGGACGATCTGGACGGTGACTTCGGGGTTGGCCAAGGCAGCCTGGGGGACCACGACTGCACCGATCGCGGCACCCAGTACCATGCTGATCATTGCCAGCCATGCGGTGAGCATGCGTGAGGTGGCAAAACTCCAGGCGCGCGGAAGGGCACGTACACGGCGCGAAGGCCGGGGTGCGAGTGGCCCGGACGGGACGACTCGGGACGTGCTCCGGTCCTCTGGTGCGGTCATGACTCCTCCTGGGCACAACTCACCCATGGTTGGGTATCGTCGTGGGTCACTATGCCTGGTAACAAATCGGTATCAATACGCAGGGGTCTTCAATATCGCCCGCAACCATCGAAAAATGCCTGCTTTATAGGTATTTAGAAGTTTATAGAGGCGGACATGGATGCCATTTCACAGGTTATAGCGGCTATAGATCACTCTCAAGAGCCAGCCCGAGACGTCCAAAAGGCGGCGGTCCGAACGCTGTTGGAACGCTTGGCCACCTCCGTTCCGGGCAACTCGGTCGAGGTGCGGGTACCTCCGTTCGGAGCCGTCCAGTGCGTTGCCGGGCCGCGGCATCGGCGTGGAACTCCGGCCAATGTCGTCGAAAGCGATCCGGTCACGTTCTTGCACGTAGCCCTAGGCCGAATGACATTCGCCGAAGCGGTGGCCTCCGGCAAGATCACAGCCTCGGGAGCCCGCTCGGACTTGAGCGAACACTTTCCGCTACTTGAATCGTGAGGCCAGTTCTAGGATAAGACCGGTCACAGCGTTCGCGGGTCAGCCGTCAGCGTGTCGCGTGCGACCTCTGACACCTGCTCGATGATGGCGATCGCGTCCTCGAACTCATCGAACCCCGTGGTGAGCACCGCGATCGACGTGGGTTCTTGGTCGGCCAGGCTCATCATGCCAATGGAGTTGACCACCCAGCGGTTGCCGATATTACTGCGGATGTCCCATCCGTTCTTCATCCACACCGATTCGGCCTCCTGCGCCCCTGCGGAAATGCCCCACTCCTGGTCATCGGCGAGATTGCCCAACAACTGGCGCGCCAAAGCGGCCTTGCTGTGACTCATGTGCTCATCGGGAGTGAGGAGAACCTCCAACATTCGCAGTTGGTCGGACGCGGTGGTCTGCGTGGTGCCCCACACGGTGCCGCGCTCGGTGTTCTCCAGGCCGTATCTCTCGTGAGCGGCCTCCAGCGCCGGATGACCGTCCATGAAATGGAAAAGCAGTTCATCGGTCGAGTCATTGTCCGAGGAGGCGATCATGTCCTCGGCTAGGCCCATTTGGTAGGCGGGAATCTCCTCGACGGTGTCGTAACTGTCCAGGAACATCGCCAAGACCTCGACCTTGATAATGCTGGCCGTGTCGTGCTGCGTGTCGTCGTTAAAGGTCAAAATGGTGCCACCGTGCTGGATGGCCAACGACAGTTCGGCGGTGTCGGGAACGCTGGCAGATTCGAGGATCGCCTCAATGCGCTGTTCAAGGGCGTCTTGGCGGATTGCC is a window encoding:
- a CDS encoding DUF3073 domain-containing protein produces the protein MGRGRAKAKQMKVARRLKYHSPNTDLRALERELAGGKEAENHAIEAEEAVDEEPDEGYSDPYADYASDDDDGLREEDWLPPRNKSDLRWMKRWDGNPSLPPT
- the purM gene encoding phosphoribosylformylglycinamidine cyclo-ligase, with the translated sequence MSSSSSKTEDKQKKVSYASAGVDIDAGDRAVEALKPSIRKTTRPEVVGGIGGFAGLFSLDVEKYRKPLLASSTDGVGTKLVIAQRLDIHDTVGIDLVAMVVDDLVVCGAEPLFLLDYIACGQVVPERIADIGAGIADGCRYAGCALVGGEIAEHPGVLGADEYDVSATGIGIVETDDLLGPDRVQAGDVVIAMASSGLHSNGFSLVRQALLNHGGMNLKSEVAEFGRQRTLGEELLTPTHIYAKDCLEVIKECEVHAFSHITGGGIPGNLVRSLPDHLQVEVDRSTWSPQPVFDVVQKVGAIEDVEMERTFNMGVGMMAIVPPDQVDRALAVLTTRHVNSWVAGEVTEGGSGVKMVGEYKKA
- the purF gene encoding amidophosphoribosyltransferase, which produces MPRGDGQLSLELDSNDAGPRDECGVVGIWAPGEEVAKLTYFGLYALQHRGQEAAGIAVSDAARTVVYKDTGLVAQVFDETTLAPLTGHVAIGHTRYSTTGANTWDNAQPTLGTTSAGTSLALAHNGNLINTADLAKEAANLNLDIGASTSDTALMTALLTARPDESITASAQKVLPQLRGAFSLVFMDDNTLYAARDPEGFRPLVLGRLSNGWAVASETAALDTIGATIVREIEPGELLSIDEHGMRSERFAPARPKNCIFEYIYLARPDSVLAGRNVYATRVEVGRRLAREQVVEADLVIGVPESGIPAAIGFAEESGIPYGLGFTKNSYVGRTFIQPSQSLRQLGIRLKLNPLHDQIRGKRIVVVDDTIVRGNTQRQIVRMLREAGAVEVHVRISAPPIQWPCFFGIDFASRAELIAGNLDVDGIRKNIGADSLGYVSMEGLTAATEQPASRLCRACFDGDYPLELPASSLLGKNLLESGGESGEESSTNRSQRQRSEA
- a CDS encoding carboxypeptidase regulatory-like domain-containing protein, translated to MTAPEDRSTSRVVPSGPLAPRPSRRVRALPRAWSFATSRMLTAWLAMISMVLGAAIGAVVVPQAALANPEVTVQIVHGHDPSLEVGGAPAEIGVMVQVRNSPRPTKVDIQGVLSGVSEWVDIRVDGDCEDRGNGKARCNDMDDLANNTAQLRFILAPVPDSDLTDADTRSGHFDVGATGGSSSDRTSVSIRGNRPDRDPTVQEISGVVSDDQGEAVSGARVEIRDPAGTTYDTTTGGDGAYRFEGNDDRYIAPGQIDLRVTADGFEDFERTIQVGAGAVFVEAVSLSLPEDDSDDDEPPAEEPTEEETTEAAVVDDGVSGMMWLIIILGILLVLGGIAAIVIMIVKSRKDDDEGEDGDFLDEDVPPDHTPKAAQTGQPGVYDSGPAPGADQPTMIHDGPLLQDDDLARYGSQPAGGGFGPAYGPDDATQLIPSADGGLPSGAVSPGPGADATQIVPMGGLGRGGPPENDSTQIIPTSGGAPGGIPPAPPAPYGSDPAGYGSSPSSQPRSGPPSPYGEPSRPEGQRGAYGEPSRPPYSEPSPPGGGREPYGSDPYGGPRSDYGGPSGYPQSSPSAPPSTYGSDPYGGTRGGDQGDRGSNFGFGDGTYGAPSEPRGTDYGAGPAQPSNPWSQPASTDQWGSPSAPESDNYGRGGYGTDSGGDYGHRPAGDEYGRPGGDYGRGPSGGAEYGGGTYGRDSGGYGQPDPGYGDRGGYGRPGGGPPSPYEAGPYGHGQADGPAAPGGPGGPGGYGPPADDATRLQPGANGDEGRYPGEPRPPREGHRDERDGYRDWDDRPRSW
- a CDS encoding sterol carrier family protein produces the protein MDAISQVIAAIDHSQEPARDVQKAAVRTLLERLATSVPGNSVEVRVPPFGAVQCVAGPRHRRGTPANVVESDPVTFLHVALGRMTFAEAVASGKITASGARSDLSEHFPLLES
- a CDS encoding serine hydrolase, giving the protein MNSRVTPPPIRYWSILGTGLVVLLVAMVLIITVWPSSSEKGGNVYDPNRLSGSQGDPEKLRDSTYAPDPNAIAAQIAAIRQDALEQRIEAILESASVPDTAELSLAIQHGGTILTFNDDTQHDTASIIKVEVLAMFLDSYDTVEEIPAYQMGLAEDMIASSDNDSTDELLFHFMDGHPALEAAHERYGLENTERGTVWGTTQTTASDQLRMLEVLLTPDEHMSHSKAALARQLLGNLADDQEWGISAGAQEAESVWMKNGWDIRSNIGNRWVVNSIGMMSLADQEPTSIAVLTTGFDEFEDAIAIIEQVSEVARDTLTADPRTL